Proteins from a single region of Mycoplasma leachii PG50:
- a CDS encoding HD domain-containing protein: protein MYLKVIRDNVHGDIYFDDVIYIQLINTYEMQRLRRILQLAGTQLAYPSATHTRFSHSIGTYYILKEFFKNKVFWKISSYEQKLVKIAGLLHDIGHGAFSHTFEKITHKNHEQYTSEIILNKKGNIYPILKKHHINPQDIVDIINGTYKNKIINLLVSSQIDADRFDYLKRDSISCGVDYATLDFKWMIRNAFIIDDKIVFPKKTIYAIESYLLGRYHMYQQVYNHKTSTIFDAMLISWFKRVVDLFNKNYQFKDNRIIDLFSPLFYNRNISLESYLKIDDYLMFDIFKNCSIETDEILSDLSKRLVERKLFTIRDEYLIDKNVLIKKLNKLGLDPKYYLLEANIKPLTMYNPIIKDNKDENIYLYDNNNHQINELSYYSKLVKFFQKTNTQKKVKKIIFPKEIV, encoded by the coding sequence ATGTATTTAAAAGTAATTAGAGATAATGTTCATGGTGATATTTATTTTGATGATGTAATTTATATTCAATTAATAAATACTTATGAAATGCAAAGATTAAGAAGAATTTTACAACTTGCAGGAACACAATTAGCTTATCCAAGTGCAACACATACTCGCTTTAGTCATTCTATTGGAACTTATTATATTTTAAAAGAGTTTTTTAAAAATAAAGTTTTTTGAAAAATAAGTAGTTATGAACAAAAACTAGTAAAAATAGCTGGATTATTACATGACATTGGACATGGTGCTTTTTCACATACTTTTGAAAAAATTACACATAAAAATCATGAACAATACACAAGTGAAATTATTTTAAATAAAAAAGGAAATATTTATCCGATTTTAAAAAAACATCATATAAATCCTCAAGATATTGTTGATATTATTAATGGAACTTATAAAAATAAAATTATTAATTTATTAGTAAGTTCACAAATTGATGCTGATAGATTTGATTATTTAAAAAGAGATTCAATTAGTTGTGGTGTTGATTATGCAACACTAGATTTTAAGTGAATGATTAGAAATGCTTTTATTATTGATGATAAAATAGTCTTTCCTAAAAAAACTATTTATGCAATTGAATCATATTTATTAGGTAGATATCATATGTACCAACAAGTTTATAATCATAAAACATCAACTATTTTTGATGCTATGCTTATTAGTTGGTTTAAAAGAGTTGTTGATTTATTTAACAAAAACTATCAGTTTAAAGATAATAGAATTATTGACCTTTTTTCACCATTATTCTATAATAGAAATATTAGTTTAGAATCTTATTTAAAAATAGATGATTATTTAATGTTTGATATTTTTAAAAATTGTAGTATTGAAACTGATGAAATATTAAGTGATCTATCTAAAAGACTAGTAGAACGTAAGTTATTCACTATTAGAGATGAATATCTAATAGATAAAAATGTCTTGATTAAAAAATTAAATAAATTAGGTTTAGATCCTAAGTATTATTTATTAGAAGCAAATATTAAGCCTTTAACTATGTATAATCCTATAATTAAAGATAATAAAGATGAAAATATCTATTTATATGATAATAATAATCATCAAATAAATGAACTAAGTTACTATAGTAAATTAGTGAAATTTTTTCAAAAAACTAATACTCAAAAAAAAGTGAAAAAAATTATTTTTCCAAAAGAAATAGTGTAG
- the rpoE gene encoding DNA-directed RNA polymerase subunit delta: MSKVRNLDLVHLYLQNTKTPSSLAEIWKSISKDVISQKKDEISLIADLYGDMVLDNRFALTTDNLWALSSNSSVENVKKQYDDFINASDHKYRYHDLDDELAIDDDMMLDEDYDNDDFTQDIDDFDEDFDDIDNSYIDDDDEYNR; encoded by the coding sequence ATGTCAAAAGTTAGAAATCTGGATTTAGTGCATTTGTATTTACAAAACACTAAAACACCTTCAAGTTTAGCTGAAATTTGAAAGTCAATCTCAAAAGATGTAATTAGTCAAAAAAAAGATGAAATCTCATTAATTGCAGATCTATATGGAGATATGGTTCTTGATAATAGATTTGCTTTAACAACTGATAATTTATGAGCTTTAAGCTCTAATTCTTCAGTTGAAAATGTTAAAAAACAATACGATGATTTTATTAATGCTTCAGATCATAAATATAGATATCACGATTTAGATGATGAATTAGCAATAGATGATGATATGATGCTTGATGAAGATTATGATAATGATGACTTTACTCAAGATATAGATGATTTTGACGAAGATTTTGATGACATTGATAATTCATATATAGATGATGACGATGAATATAATCGATAA